In Acidimicrobiales bacterium, a single genomic region encodes these proteins:
- a CDS encoding sulfatase-like hydrolase/transferase: MSRRPNILLVVTDEERFHIPQPEGFALPAHERLAAGGTSFTNYYAAAAMCSSSRSVIYTGQHMPLTQIHDNDNMPYVDPLDPALGTIGTMLRDAGYFTSYQGKWHLSKLYKEPGDPSTVDALEPYGFSEWNDWGDIDGGAWAGLRVDPVIAGQAVKWLRERAPVVAEDQPWFLAVNFVNPHDIMSFDFGGSSPVQLPPNLAHAVVAKPPAEVPIYQRQWDVDLPANLGDDLSGAAPAVREYADMMDLVFGEVAGEDNWHQALSFYLNCIRDVDRSIDLVLDALVATGQADHTVVLFTADHGDLVGSHGLRQKGNLVYDENFHVPLIVDHPDLAGGTTTDALASAVDLAPTLLEFAGVDAATVAERYPALHGHSLVASIDGGAPVRDGVLTAVEAVTYLDAGFWHHFGDPDVADKVLAGELRPDWRKRGFLRGFTDERYTFGRYFSPLDPNRPADVDALFAENDVVLYDRQTDPGETVNLAADPAHRDLVETYRAKLEALITTEIGEDRHDWVSERPQLLGWPTWRGDAA; encoded by the coding sequence GTGTCGCGCCGTCCCAACATCCTGCTCGTCGTCACCGACGAGGAGCGCTTCCACATCCCGCAGCCCGAGGGGTTCGCCCTCCCGGCCCACGAGCGCCTTGCCGCGGGCGGGACCAGCTTCACGAACTACTACGCCGCCGCGGCCATGTGCAGCTCGTCGCGCTCGGTGATCTACACGGGCCAGCACATGCCCCTGACCCAGATCCACGACAACGACAACATGCCCTACGTCGACCCGCTCGACCCGGCGCTCGGCACCATCGGCACGATGCTGCGCGACGCCGGCTACTTCACGAGCTACCAGGGCAAGTGGCACCTCTCGAAGCTCTACAAAGAGCCGGGCGATCCGTCCACGGTCGACGCCCTCGAGCCCTACGGCTTCTCGGAGTGGAACGACTGGGGCGACATCGACGGCGGCGCCTGGGCGGGCCTGCGGGTCGACCCCGTCATCGCCGGTCAGGCGGTGAAGTGGTTGCGCGAGCGGGCCCCTGTGGTGGCCGAGGACCAGCCCTGGTTCCTGGCGGTCAACTTCGTGAACCCCCACGACATCATGAGCTTCGATTTCGGCGGCAGCTCGCCGGTCCAGCTCCCGCCCAACCTCGCCCACGCGGTGGTGGCCAAGCCCCCGGCCGAGGTGCCGATCTACCAGCGCCAGTGGGACGTCGACCTACCCGCCAACCTCGGCGACGATCTCTCGGGGGCGGCGCCGGCGGTGCGCGAGTACGCCGACATGATGGATCTCGTGTTCGGCGAGGTCGCCGGCGAGGACAACTGGCACCAGGCGCTGAGCTTCTACCTGAACTGCATCCGCGACGTGGACCGCAGCATCGACCTCGTCCTCGATGCGCTGGTCGCGACCGGACAGGCCGACCACACGGTCGTGCTCTTCACCGCCGACCACGGCGACCTGGTCGGGTCCCACGGCCTGCGCCAGAAGGGCAACCTCGTCTACGACGAGAACTTCCACGTGCCGCTGATCGTCGACCACCCCGACCTCGCCGGCGGCACGACCACCGACGCGCTCGCCTCGGCCGTCGACCTGGCGCCGACCCTGCTCGAGTTCGCCGGCGTCGACGCGGCCACGGTGGCGGAGCGCTACCCGGCGCTGCACGGCCACTCGCTGGTCGCGAGCATCGACGGTGGCGCGCCCGTCCGCGACGGCGTCCTCACCGCGGTGGAGGCGGTCACCTACCTCGACGCCGGCTTCTGGCACCACTTCGGCGACCCCGACGTGGCCGACAAGGTGCTGGCCGGAGAGCTGCGCCCGGACTGGCGCAAGCGGGGCTTCCTGCGGGGCTTCACCGACGAGCGCTACACGTTCGGCCGGTACTTCTCACCCCTCGACCCGAATCGGCCCGCCGACGTCGATGCCCTCTTCGCCGAGAACGACGTGGTGCTGTACGACCGCCAGACCGACCCGGGCGAGACGGTGAACCTCGCCGCCGACCCGGCGCACCGGGACCTCGTCGAGACCTACCGGGCCAAGCTCGAGGCGCTCATCACCACCGAGATCGGCGAGGACCGCCACGACTGGGTCAGCGAGCGCCCCCAGCTCCTCGGCTGGCCCACCTGGCGCGGCGACGCCGCCTGA
- a CDS encoding MFS transporter, giving the protein MADARVKTTRRPLVLLEAATLLSGAGNGAALVLLPWIALERTGEASAAGLLAAATALPLLVSSLLSGTIVDRLGRKRTAVGADLLSAASLAAIPIVDLTIGLDLGWLVALAVIGAIFDPAGVTARETMLPAAAGRAGWPLERVNGLHEAIWGVAFIVGPGVGGVLIAWVGAIDAMWVTTVGFLLSAACVSVLRVPHADAPVVTDDAPEGVWAGTRRGLGFVRRDGLLLAITVISALLVSVYMPIEGVLLPVHFEALDEPGRLGAIVMAMSLGGILGAVLYSWRGDRLRRATVFRGALVLTATFILVLAVLPPFPVMIGASFLIGLAYGPIGPLVNLAMQARSPEHMRGRIVGIITSTEYAAGPLGYLIVGVATTRFGVQTTFTAVAVLILAIAIGAVFVRSLDQFDELAVPEHVPHGAAEILDAATSGPLPLIQPPRDPDAAAHRAERDPAADAG; this is encoded by the coding sequence ATGGCCGACGCGCGGGTGAAGACGACCCGGCGTCCGCTGGTGCTGTTGGAGGCGGCCACCTTGCTGTCCGGCGCAGGCAACGGCGCCGCCCTCGTCCTGTTGCCGTGGATCGCGCTCGAGCGCACCGGCGAGGCCAGTGCCGCCGGCCTGCTCGCCGCGGCCACCGCGCTCCCGCTGCTGGTGTCGAGTCTGTTGTCGGGGACGATCGTCGACCGGCTGGGGCGCAAGCGCACAGCCGTCGGGGCCGATCTGCTCTCGGCCGCGTCGCTCGCGGCCATCCCGATCGTCGACCTCACCATCGGACTCGACCTGGGCTGGCTCGTGGCGCTCGCGGTCATCGGGGCGATCTTCGATCCGGCCGGCGTCACCGCCCGCGAGACGATGCTCCCGGCGGCTGCGGGTCGGGCGGGTTGGCCCCTCGAGCGGGTCAACGGCCTCCACGAGGCCATCTGGGGCGTGGCCTTCATCGTGGGGCCGGGCGTCGGCGGCGTTCTGATCGCGTGGGTGGGCGCCATCGACGCGATGTGGGTGACCACGGTCGGGTTCCTGCTCTCGGCGGCGTGCGTGTCGGTGCTGCGCGTGCCCCACGCCGACGCCCCGGTCGTCACCGACGACGCCCCCGAGGGGGTCTGGGCCGGGACACGGAGGGGCCTCGGCTTCGTGCGCCGGGACGGGCTGCTCCTCGCCATCACCGTCATCTCCGCCCTGCTGGTGTCGGTGTACATGCCCATCGAAGGCGTGCTGTTGCCCGTGCACTTCGAGGCGCTCGACGAGCCCGGCCGTCTCGGGGCCATCGTGATGGCGATGAGCCTCGGGGGCATCCTCGGCGCGGTCCTCTACAGCTGGCGGGGTGACCGCCTCCGTCGGGCCACCGTGTTCCGCGGGGCGCTGGTGCTCACGGCCACCTTCATCCTGGTGCTTGCCGTGCTGCCACCGTTCCCGGTGATGATCGGGGCCTCGTTCCTGATCGGCCTCGCCTACGGCCCGATCGGCCCGTTGGTGAACCTGGCCATGCAGGCCCGCAGCCCCGAGCACATGCGCGGGCGGATCGTCGGCATCATCACCTCGACCGAGTACGCCGCCGGCCCGCTCGGCTACCTGATCGTCGGCGTGGCCACCACCCGCTTCGGGGTGCAGACGACGTTCACCGCCGTGGCCGTCCTGATCCTGGCCATCGCGATCGGGGCGGTCTTCGTCCGCTCGCTCGACCAGTTCGACGAGCTCGCGGTGCCGGAGCACGTGCCCCACGGCGCCGCCGAGATCCTCGACGCGGCCACGTCCGGCCCCCTGCCCCTCATCCAGCCGCCCCGCGACCCCGACGCCGCGGCCCACCGAGCTGAACGGGACCCCGCCGCCGACGCCGGCTGA
- a CDS encoding TauD/TfdA family dioxygenase, with protein sequence MRVLEPQCEWTAADVADEDTWTVHLTPDELGELDAALRHAMRRSTDPLELSADDFPLGGFVYRLAAVELELIDGRGFVRLRGIDRSAYTQDEMELLYWGLGLHLGVPLAQNRHGHVLGDVTDQAKRPDDPTARGNELGGIALPFHCDGADLVGLLCLENGMGGGLSAVSSSVRIHNRLVRERPDLAAALYEPYPYDFRGEQPAGGPSFYELPVFTEWDGRLFVRCIPPYIWASQRHPEAPRLSDLQREALLAVETMAEDPDNHVLMELRPGDIQFINNFHVLHGRTAYVDDRPTGRVRHLKRLWLETDELTSRPPHFARRSHWEANRSASRLRPTVEG encoded by the coding sequence GTGAGGGTCCTCGAGCCGCAGTGCGAGTGGACGGCGGCCGACGTGGCCGACGAGGACACCTGGACCGTGCACCTCACACCCGACGAGCTCGGCGAGCTGGACGCCGCCCTGCGCCACGCGATGCGGCGGTCGACCGATCCCCTCGAGCTGTCCGCCGACGACTTCCCCCTCGGTGGGTTCGTGTACCGCCTCGCCGCGGTCGAGCTCGAGCTGATCGACGGCCGGGGCTTCGTCCGCCTCCGCGGGATCGATCGCTCGGCCTACACCCAGGACGAGATGGAGCTCCTCTACTGGGGCCTCGGTCTGCACCTGGGGGTGCCCCTCGCCCAGAACCGGCACGGGCACGTGCTCGGCGACGTGACCGACCAGGCCAAGCGGCCCGACGACCCCACGGCCCGGGGCAACGAGCTCGGCGGCATCGCCCTGCCCTTCCACTGCGACGGGGCCGACCTCGTCGGCCTCCTCTGCCTGGAGAACGGCATGGGTGGCGGGCTCTCGGCGGTTTCGAGCTCGGTGCGCATCCACAACCGGCTGGTCCGGGAGCGCCCCGACCTCGCCGCCGCCCTCTACGAGCCGTACCCCTACGACTTCCGGGGTGAGCAGCCGGCGGGCGGACCCTCGTTCTACGAGCTGCCCGTCTTCACCGAGTGGGACGGGCGCCTGTTCGTGCGGTGCATCCCGCCCTACATCTGGGCGTCCCAGCGCCATCCCGAGGCGCCTCGCCTGAGCGACCTCCAGCGAGAGGCCCTGCTGGCGGTCGAGACGATGGCCGAGGATCCGGACAACCACGTGCTCATGGAGCTGCGCCCCGGCGACATCCAGTTCATCAACAACTTCCACGTCCTCCACGGACGCACCGCGTACGTGGACGACCGGCCGACCGGCCGGGTCCGCCACCTGAAGCGACTGTGGCTGGAGACCGACGAGCTCACCAGTCGACCGCCACACTTCGCCCGCCGCAGCCACTGGGAGGCCAACCGCTCGGCCAGCCGCCTCCGCCCCACCGTCGAGGGCTGA
- a CDS encoding alpha/beta hydrolase, translating into MTTVDLEGHQGLRLAGERFGGDGDPGVVFLHGGGQTRHSWGGTAARVADRGVTTLTLDARGHGDSNWSPDGDYRLATFAMDLEAVLASVDQRPVLVGASLGGLTAMLLTGELVPGAARAVVLVDIVPDMEPAGAERIRAFMAERANEGFASLEEAADLVAGYNTHRERPADPSGLAKNLRERDGRWYWHWDPRFMDPASDKAPSEIMDVDRLHAAVERMAADIPVLLVRGRMSDLVSEEKAEDFLARFPAVEFVDVSGAGHMVAGDRNDAFTDAVLAFLDRHELAPG; encoded by the coding sequence GTGACCACGGTCGATCTCGAGGGGCATCAGGGGCTGCGCCTCGCCGGTGAGCGCTTCGGGGGCGACGGCGACCCCGGGGTCGTGTTCCTCCACGGCGGTGGCCAGACCCGCCACTCGTGGGGTGGGACCGCCGCCCGCGTCGCCGATCGGGGGGTGACCACCCTCACCCTCGACGCCCGCGGTCACGGCGACTCGAACTGGTCACCCGACGGTGACTACCGCCTGGCCACCTTCGCCATGGACCTGGAGGCCGTCCTTGCGTCGGTCGACCAGCGCCCGGTGCTCGTGGGGGCGTCCCTCGGCGGGCTCACGGCGATGCTCCTCACCGGTGAGCTGGTTCCGGGTGCCGCCCGGGCCGTCGTGCTCGTCGACATCGTCCCGGACATGGAGCCGGCCGGCGCCGAGCGCATCCGGGCCTTCATGGCTGAGCGGGCCAACGAGGGCTTCGCCTCGCTCGAGGAGGCCGCCGACCTGGTGGCCGGCTACAACACCCATCGCGAGCGGCCCGCCGACCCGAGCGGACTCGCCAAGAACCTGCGCGAGCGCGACGGCCGCTGGTACTGGCACTGGGACCCCCGCTTCATGGACCCGGCGTCCGACAAGGCGCCCTCGGAGATCATGGACGTCGACCGCCTGCACGCCGCGGTCGAGCGCATGGCCGCCGACATCCCGGTGCTGTTGGTGCGGGGCCGGATGAGCGACCTCGTCAGCGAAGAGAAGGCCGAGGACTTCCTCGCTCGCTTCCCCGCGGTCGAGTTCGTGGACGTCTCGGGCGCCGGCCACATGGTCGCGGGCGACCGCAACGACGCCTTCACCGACGCCGTCCTCGCCTTCCTCGACCGCCACGAGCTCGCGCCCGGCTGA
- the glsA gene encoding glutaminase A: MSADADADDGALPIVVSTGELPPRELVDRRMREAYERFRGVDEGTIATYIPALASASPEWFGLAIAGVAGGVSAVGDAQREFSIQSVSKPFVFALVCDAIGHDAARQRLGVNATGLPFDSVVAVELGADGITNPMVNAGALATASLVPGEGPDECWEFVRRGLSAFAGRELAVDEEVFASEQATNQRNRGTAHLLAGYDRIYCDPDEATDRYTRQCSILVTATDLAVMAATLADGGVNPMTGEAVIDPAICRRVLAVLATAGLYERTGDWLYDIGLPGKSGVSGGMVTISPGKGGLAAFSPLLDPAGNSVRGRLATAHLSDTLGLNLFASTYRPLDTARES; this comes from the coding sequence ATGAGCGCCGATGCCGATGCCGATGACGGAGCCCTGCCGATCGTGGTGTCGACCGGCGAGCTGCCTCCGCGCGAGCTCGTCGACCGACGGATGCGCGAGGCGTACGAGCGGTTCCGCGGGGTCGACGAGGGAACCATCGCCACCTACATCCCGGCCCTCGCGTCCGCCTCGCCGGAGTGGTTCGGGCTGGCGATCGCAGGCGTCGCTGGTGGGGTCTCGGCCGTCGGTGACGCCCAAAGGGAGTTCTCGATCCAAAGCGTCTCGAAGCCGTTCGTGTTCGCGTTGGTCTGCGACGCGATCGGCCACGACGCGGCCAGGCAGCGGTTGGGCGTGAACGCCACAGGCCTCCCCTTCGACTCGGTCGTCGCGGTCGAGCTGGGTGCGGACGGCATCACGAACCCGATGGTGAACGCCGGAGCACTCGCGACCGCGAGCCTGGTGCCCGGCGAGGGCCCTGACGAATGCTGGGAGTTCGTCCGCCGGGGGCTCTCGGCCTTCGCCGGCCGGGAGCTGGCGGTGGACGAGGAGGTGTTCGCGTCCGAGCAGGCCACGAACCAGCGCAACCGCGGGACGGCGCACCTCCTGGCGGGCTACGACCGCATCTACTGCGACCCTGACGAGGCGACGGACCGCTACACGAGGCAGTGCTCGATCCTGGTGACCGCCACGGACCTCGCGGTCATGGCCGCCACGCTGGCCGACGGCGGCGTGAACCCGATGACGGGGGAGGCGGTGATCGACCCGGCGATCTGCCGGCGGGTGCTCGCCGTGCTCGCGACCGCCGGGCTCTACGAGCGGACCGGCGACTGGCTCTACGACATCGGCCTGCCCGGCAAGAGCGGGGTCAGTGGCGGGATGGTGACGATCTCCCCGGGCAAGGGTGGACTCGCCGCGTTCTCGCCGCTGCTCGATCCCGCCGGAAACTCCGTCCGCGGTCGTCTCGCCACGGCCCACCTCTCGGACACCCTCGGGCTCAACCTCTTCGCCTCCACCTACCGCCCCCTCGACACGGCGCGGGAATCGTGA
- a CDS encoding cytochrome P450, which produces MAFDLTDPGLLLSPAVLADPRPLYDQLRREAPVWQVPGQDTFLVSDPGLIREAVGRPDDLSSNLVTLLRSDGTGGTEPYGLLPFGDPMHVLATADPPIHTRHRRLLQQHLSPAAVAALTPDIERIVDEQLTPMLGTGPVDAVAGFGDAVATRVVCRLIGLPDHLWPRLSDLVVRTGELLDGVTTSDGTDAASVAAFELGIIVHEELDRALALPPDERPGLLGVFGADIAAGEITGDEVKNILLILVSAGSETTATLIATACERLARDEGLQAQLRADPQMIAEFLEDTLRDDGPFQFHYRHAPADTELGGVAIAAGSRVLLMWAAANRPAPGAPTSPEGPQPPHYAFGKGMHFCIGAPIARLEARLAIEQLLARTASIAPVPDDPATRRPSIFLRRFAGLPLVLTPA; this is translated from the coding sequence ATGGCGTTCGACCTCACGGACCCGGGGCTGCTGCTCTCGCCGGCGGTGCTGGCCGACCCCCGCCCGCTGTACGACCAGCTGCGGCGGGAGGCGCCGGTGTGGCAGGTGCCCGGCCAGGACACCTTCCTCGTGTCCGACCCGGGACTCATCCGCGAGGCGGTGGGCCGGCCCGACGACCTCTCCTCGAACCTGGTCACGCTCTTGCGCAGCGACGGGACCGGCGGTACCGAGCCCTACGGGCTGCTCCCGTTCGGTGACCCGATGCACGTGCTGGCCACCGCCGACCCGCCGATCCACACCCGGCACCGGCGGCTCCTCCAGCAGCACCTGAGCCCGGCCGCGGTGGCGGCGCTGACCCCCGACATCGAGCGCATCGTCGACGAGCAGCTCACTCCGATGCTGGGGACCGGGCCGGTCGACGCCGTGGCCGGCTTCGGCGACGCCGTGGCGACCCGGGTGGTGTGCCGGCTCATCGGCCTGCCGGACCACCTCTGGCCACGGCTGTCCGACCTCGTCGTGCGCACGGGTGAATTGCTCGACGGGGTGACCACGAGCGACGGCACCGACGCCGCGTCGGTGGCGGCCTTCGAGCTCGGCATCATCGTGCACGAGGAGCTCGACCGGGCCCTCGCCCTCCCGCCCGACGAACGTCCGGGGCTGCTCGGGGTCTTCGGCGCCGACATCGCCGCCGGCGAGATCACCGGGGACGAGGTCAAGAACATCCTGCTCATCCTCGTGTCGGCGGGCTCCGAGACGACCGCCACCCTCATCGCGACGGCGTGCGAGCGCCTCGCCCGCGACGAGGGTCTCCAGGCTCAGCTCCGCGCCGACCCGCAGATGATCGCCGAGTTCCTCGAGGACACGCTGCGCGACGACGGCCCGTTCCAGTTCCACTACCGCCACGCGCCGGCGGACACCGAGCTCGGAGGTGTGGCCATCGCGGCCGGCAGCCGGGTCCTGTTGATGTGGGCGGCGGCCAACCGGCCGGCGCCTGGCGCGCCGACGTCGCCTGAAGGGCCACAGCCACCGCACTACGCCTTCGGCAAGGGGATGCACTTCTGCATCGGTGCGCCCATCGCCCGCCTCGAAGCCCGCCTCGCCATCGAGCAGCTCCTGGCCCGCACCGCGTCGATCGCGCCCGTCCCCGACGATCCCGCGACCCGCCGCCCGAGCATCTTCCTCCGCCGCTTCGCGGGCCTCCCCCTGGTCCTCACCCCCGCCTGA
- a CDS encoding alcohol dehydrogenase catalytic domain-containing protein, with the protein MRQVRVHGPGDVRLDDVPEPEPGPRDALVKVAACGICGSDLSYIRLGGMAGPGPEPLCLGHEMAGTVEWVGPEVTGARVGDRVVVQPGSEDAGRIGGGAPMGGLTPLLLVPQADRFLHPVPDDLALDVAAFAEPLAVGMHAADQADVRPGDGVAVFGCGPIGLAAIATLVDRGHEKVVAVEPSATRRELALGLGAQAALDPMATDVWGELAELHGTSPFLFGPTPATAAFIEASGVDRVITDVIDHAAVGARLSVVALHYAPVPTSFLLVLMKELTLRGSMEYPPRFADSIDLLARRDLAPLLTHRFALDDVDAALGTLEGSKDCGKVLVTVDPSQF; encoded by the coding sequence ATGCGACAGGTGCGAGTCCACGGTCCCGGCGACGTCCGTCTCGACGACGTGCCCGAGCCCGAACCCGGGCCCCGGGACGCGCTCGTGAAGGTGGCGGCCTGCGGGATCTGCGGCAGCGACCTCAGCTACATCCGCCTCGGCGGCATGGCCGGCCCCGGCCCCGAGCCGCTGTGCCTCGGCCACGAGATGGCGGGGACCGTCGAGTGGGTCGGCCCCGAGGTCACGGGCGCTCGTGTGGGCGACCGGGTCGTCGTGCAGCCCGGCAGCGAGGACGCCGGCCGCATCGGCGGCGGCGCGCCGATGGGCGGGCTCACCCCGTTGCTGCTCGTGCCGCAGGCCGACCGCTTCCTGCACCCCGTGCCCGACGACCTCGCGCTCGACGTGGCCGCCTTCGCCGAGCCGTTGGCCGTGGGGATGCACGCCGCCGACCAGGCCGACGTGCGCCCGGGCGACGGAGTCGCGGTGTTCGGCTGCGGCCCCATCGGGCTCGCCGCCATCGCCACCCTCGTCGACCGCGGCCACGAGAAGGTGGTGGCGGTCGAGCCCAGCGCCACCCGGCGCGAGCTGGCCCTCGGCCTCGGTGCCCAGGCCGCCCTCGACCCGATGGCGACCGATGTGTGGGGCGAGCTCGCCGAGCTGCACGGCACCTCCCCGTTCCTGTTCGGCCCGACGCCCGCCACCGCCGCCTTCATCGAGGCATCGGGCGTGGACCGGGTCATCACGGACGTGATCGACCACGCCGCCGTCGGCGCCCGCCTCTCGGTCGTCGCGCTCCACTACGCCCCGGTGCCGACGAGCTTCCTGCTGGTGCTGATGAAGGAGCTGACCTTGCGGGGGTCGATGGAGTACCCGCCGCGGTTCGCCGACTCGATCGACCTGCTCGCCCGCCGCGACCTCGCGCCGCTGCTCACCCACCGCTTCGCGTTGGACGACGTCGACGCCGCCCTCGGCACGCTCGAGGGATCGAAGGACTGCGGCAAGGTCCTCGTCACCGTCGACCCCTCCCAGTTCTGA
- a CDS encoding SDR family oxidoreductase, protein MAATVTFDFTGARVLVTGGTSGIGHAVATAFAAVGADVTVTGTRSGPGEYDTDLSGFGYHQLDVADPASVDALVEDLTGSGPIDVLVNNAGANLPGGLDEWTAEGFAAAIELNLVGPQRLTTGLRKLLFASEHPGGASVVNLASMTAFRSTDIVPGYGSAKAAIVTLTANLARRWATRGVRVNAVAPGLIDTPMTAPMAAFPEIMDAELARIPMGRTGTPEEIAAAVLFLSSAASAYTTGTTLAVDGGYLAS, encoded by the coding sequence ATGGCCGCCACCGTCACCTTCGACTTCACCGGCGCCCGGGTGCTCGTCACCGGCGGGACGAGCGGCATCGGCCACGCGGTGGCGACCGCGTTCGCCGCGGTGGGCGCCGACGTGACCGTCACGGGCACCCGCTCGGGGCCGGGGGAGTACGACACCGACCTGTCCGGCTTCGGGTACCACCAGCTCGACGTCGCCGACCCCGCGTCCGTGGACGCACTCGTCGAGGATCTCACCGGGAGCGGCCCGATCGACGTGCTCGTCAACAACGCCGGCGCCAACCTGCCGGGCGGGCTGGACGAGTGGACCGCCGAGGGATTCGCCGCCGCGATCGAGCTCAACCTCGTCGGCCCCCAACGTCTCACCACCGGGCTACGCAAGCTGCTGTTCGCGAGCGAGCACCCCGGTGGCGCCAGCGTCGTGAACCTCGCGTCGATGACCGCGTTCCGCTCGACCGACATCGTCCCGGGCTACGGCTCGGCCAAGGCCGCCATCGTCACCCTGACCGCCAACCTCGCCCGCCGCTGGGCGACGCGGGGGGTGCGGGTCAACGCCGTGGCCCCCGGACTCATCGACACCCCGATGACCGCCCCGATGGCGGCGTTCCCCGAGATCATGGACGCCGAGCTGGCCCGCATCCCGATGGGGCGCACCGGCACTCCCGAGGAGATCGCCGCCGCCGTCCTCTTCCTGTCCAGCGCGGCGTCGGCGTACACCACCGGCACGACCCTCGCCGTCGACGGCGGGTACCTGGCGAGCTGA